A stretch of the Nicotiana tabacum cultivar K326 chromosome 6, ASM71507v2, whole genome shotgun sequence genome encodes the following:
- the LOC142181450 gene encoding acetylajmalan esterase 2-like — MIAVSSLSMASLTNHCFFIFLLVISSFFFAPCSAYVQAETSPFYSIYSFGDSDSASTSDHLAAVLGLPSLQHYTEEGVEFESGISFMTPGATVMSPFSFIKNGIPAPQQSHHSQISAFMKLFYKDCFSFHDCGKNKVLQKAIVFMDQPGFNDYKHSLLHTRSISEVSKLVPDVVETIKNSIEQLIKDAEAKHFVVSGIIPVGCLPGFRTMFPENDNSRKIQCHKGLNLFATLHNDHLWQALEELRLKYPEVEIIYADYYKAFMAIIRNHAFLGFKTKTLMKVCCGSTGSGPFNFDLHKQCGEEGVVACSDRASHIHWDGFRLTPEASKNMIDTLFSKKGFVFPEFKFERGHGAAAAKRHHHSKIYGRFRDALRHLLELHANNIVD, encoded by the coding sequence ATGATCGCTGTTTCATCTCTTTCAATGGCTTCCCTTACCAACCATTGTTTCTTCATCTTTCTATTAGTGATCTCCTCTTTCTTTTTCGCTCCTTGTTCCGCTTACGTGCAGGCAGAAACTTCCCCATTTTATTCCATTTACAGCTTCGGAGACAGTGATTCTGCTTCTACTTCTGATCATTTAGCCGCTGTGCTTGGTCTGCCTTCTCTACAACATTACACCGAAGAAGGCGTTGAGTTTGAGTCCGGTATTAGTTTCATGACGCCTGGAGCAACAGTTATGAGTCCCTTTTCCTTCATCAAGAATGGCATCCCAGCGCCTCAGCAGTCTCATCACTCGCAGATTTCCGCCTTTATGAAACTCTTCTATAAGGATTGCTTCTCTTTTCATGACTGCGGCAAGAACAAGGTTCTTCAGAAAGCTATCGTCTTTATGGATCAGCCTGGTTTTAATGATTACAAGCACTCTCTTTTGCATACAAGATCTATTTCTGAAGTGTCCAAGCTTGTCCCTGATGTTGTGGAGACAATCAAGAATTCTATCGAACAACTGATCAAAGATGCAGAGGCCAAACACTTTGTGGTTTCTGGAATTATTCCCGTGGGTTGCCTTCCAGGGTTTCGAACAATGTTTCCCGAAAACGACAATAGCAGGAAAATTCAATGTCACAAAGGACTAAATTTGTTCGCAACATTGCACAATGATCATCTATGGCAAGCATTGGAGGAGCTGCGATTGAAGTACCCTGAAGTTGAGATCATATATGCAGATTATTACAAGGCGTTCATGGCTATTATTCGAAATCATGCATTCTTGGGATTCAAGACTAAGACGTTGATGAAGGTTTGTTGCGGTAGTACTGGCAGCGGTCCCTTTAATTTTGATCTGCATAAGCAGTGTGGAGAGGAAGGAGTTGTAGCATGTTCTGATAGGGCTTCACATATACATTGGGATGGATTTCGATTGACACCTGAGGCTTCGAAGAATATGATTGATACTCTCTTCAGCAAAAAGGGTTTTGTATTTCCAGAGTTCAAGTTCGAACGAGGTCATGGAGCAGCTGCTGCAAAAAGGCATCACCATTCAAAGATTTATGGACGATTTAGAGATGCTCTAAGGCATTTATTGGAGTTGCATGCTAATAACATAGTGGACTAG